The following proteins are co-located in the Methanomassiliicoccales archaeon genome:
- a CDS encoding fumarate hydratase: protein MSSKQLIPVRVLPFELVERTVVNILRMAVTSLPRDVMEALEESLESETSSVARAQLEAILENIRLAEDSGTPMCQDTGIPLFFLRGHYEDGIEEAIRNGVEMATKEIPLRPNAVHPITRENSGTNIGKEIPHVVWSPSMEEMIEITVMPKGAGSENMSRLAMLRPSDGISGIKKFVLDSVVEAGGKPCPPTIVGVGIGGSSDIAPQLAKRALMRPLDVEHPDPMLAELEHELKEALNATGIGPMGLGGRTTVLGVRIESAHCHTASLPVAVCLQCWAGRRACARIYPDGMVSYSREGFD from the coding sequence ATGTCAAGTAAACAACTGATACCGGTCCGCGTACTGCCTTTCGAGCTGGTCGAAAGGACTGTGGTGAACATTCTAAGAATGGCCGTGACCTCTCTCCCAAGAGATGTGATGGAGGCTTTGGAGGAATCTTTGGAGAGTGAAACATCTTCAGTGGCTAGGGCCCAGTTGGAGGCCATTCTTGAGAACATCCGGCTAGCAGAGGATAGCGGGACCCCCATGTGCCAGGACACCGGAATCCCGCTTTTCTTCCTCAGAGGGCACTATGAGGATGGCATTGAGGAGGCGATCAGGAACGGTGTGGAGATGGCCACCAAGGAGATTCCACTCAGACCGAATGCCGTGCACCCGATCACCAGGGAGAACTCGGGCACGAACATTGGGAAGGAGATACCTCACGTGGTCTGGAGCCCTTCTATGGAGGAAATGATCGAGATCACGGTCATGCCCAAAGGTGCCGGATCGGAGAACATGAGCCGGTTGGCAATGCTCAGACCCTCTGATGGAATATCGGGTATCAAGAAGTTCGTCCTCGACTCTGTGGTGGAAGCAGGTGGAAAGCCCTGTCCACCCACCATCGTTGGCGTGGGTATAGGAGGTTCCTCGGACATCGCACCCCAGCTGGCCAAGAGGGCTCTGATGCGTCCGCTTGATGTTGAGCATCCAGACCCAATGCTGGCCGAGCTGGAGCACGAACTCAAGGAAGCCCTCAACGCCACCGGCATTGGTCCCATGGGTCTTGGAGGCAGGACAACGGTCCTTGGCGTGAGGATCGAATCAGCTCACTGTCACACCGCCAGTCTTCCTGTGGCTGTATGTTTGCAATGCTGGGCTGGCCGCAGGGCATGTGCCAGGATATACCCGGATGGAATGGTCAGTTACTCGAGGGAGGGGTTCGATTGA
- a CDS encoding fumarate hydratase, which yields MLGWPQGMCQDIPGWNGQLLEGGVRLNLDLPSSTEVVRSLRCGDLITLSGVIHTGRDEMHIRALEYLDDGKPLPVDLQGGAVFHCGPIMVKDQDEWKLVAAGPTTSARMNSLEPRFIEAFKPAIIIGKGGMSLPTVKAMNENGCVYLALTGGAAVLAARGIKNVIGVEWLDLGMPEALWILEADHFGPLTVAIDAHGNSIYEDVRSSVKNNLPGIVKSLRIE from the coding sequence ATGCTGGGCTGGCCGCAGGGCATGTGCCAGGATATACCCGGATGGAATGGTCAGTTACTCGAGGGAGGGGTTCGATTGAATCTTGACCTTCCATCGAGCACCGAGGTCGTCAGGTCCCTTCGCTGCGGTGACCTCATCACCCTTTCTGGCGTAATACACACGGGCAGGGATGAGATGCATATTAGGGCATTGGAGTATCTGGATGATGGGAAGCCGCTGCCGGTTGATCTTCAGGGTGGTGCGGTGTTCCACTGCGGACCGATAATGGTCAAGGACCAGGATGAATGGAAGCTCGTAGCGGCGGGACCGACAACAAGTGCCAGGATGAATTCCCTCGAGCCCAGATTCATCGAGGCATTCAAGCCCGCCATCATAATAGGAAAGGGGGGAATGTCCCTTCCTACTGTCAAGGCCATGAACGAGAACGGCTGCGTCTATCTCGCGCTCACCGGAGGGGCGGCCGTGCTTGCCGCAAGAGGTATCAAGAATGTCATTGGAGTCGAGTGGTTGGACCTAGGCATGCCAGAGGCCCTGTGGATACTGGAAGCGGATCATTTCGGTCCCCTCACGGTTGCGATAGACGCCCATGGCAACTCTATTTACGAGGACGTGAGATCGAGCGTCAAGAATAATCTTCCGGGCATCGTGAAATCCCTGCGTATCGAATGA
- a CDS encoding carboxypeptidase regulatory-like domain-containing protein, with protein MRTGVAVTLIVVGLLFIGIAETGEAAWPDDMWVSGTVVDDNGEPFAGVNITAENTTTGLRYYATTESNGTYNISLPVGSYNISAVRTNYSANTTYQMLNVSENLTGLDFTLSELLGTVTGFVTNGTVPIADATVYLVNAEYNYSANTTIPLGQYEIIDIQPGSYVARAEKEGYLTNYSDIPIVVVRGQTTEVDFNLTAEPATIYGKVMFGTRGLSGVQVQVVSNDFSITAVTDSVGNYTITDIPVGAYTVIFSKEDFISQEFQVTLGATVPTNLDVSLEKEAGTSGGFIPGFDLPHSLMVVGLMLALITLVFALFIRLKVEKRPDLLEREEIEEEERE; from the coding sequence ATGAGAACCGGGGTCGCTGTCACGTTAATCGTTGTTGGCCTTCTCTTCATCGGAATAGCGGAGACTGGTGAAGCAGCCTGGCCAGATGACATGTGGGTATCTGGCACCGTTGTCGATGATAATGGGGAACCATTCGCCGGTGTCAACATCACCGCGGAGAACACCACCACGGGCTTGCGGTACTATGCAACGACCGAGTCGAACGGGACGTACAACATCTCCCTGCCGGTCGGTTCATATAACATTTCAGCGGTCAGGACTAACTATTCGGCTAACACCACTTACCAGATGCTGAACGTTAGCGAGAATCTCACGGGTCTTGATTTCACACTTAGCGAGCTCCTCGGCACAGTCACTGGGTTTGTTACCAATGGTACGGTGCCCATAGCGGATGCCACGGTGTACTTGGTCAACGCCGAGTACAACTACTCCGCAAATACGACCATACCTTTGGGCCAATACGAGATCATCGATATCCAACCGGGTTCGTACGTGGCAAGGGCAGAGAAGGAGGGTTACTTGACCAATTACTCCGACATACCTATAGTGGTGGTCAGGGGTCAGACAACAGAGGTTGACTTCAATCTCACCGCGGAACCGGCCACCATCTACGGGAAGGTAATGTTCGGTACCAGGGGACTCTCCGGTGTCCAGGTCCAGGTGGTGTCCAATGACTTCTCCATCACGGCAGTCACCGATTCCGTTGGCAATTACACCATCACAGATATTCCTGTGGGAGCCTACACAGTGATCTTCTCCAAAGAGGATTTCATAAGTCAGGAATTCCAGGTTACCCTTGGCGCAACGGTCCCCACGAACCTGGATGTCAGCCTGGAAAAGGAGGCCGGCACCAGCGGGGGATTCATACCCGGGTTCGACCTGCCTCACTCACTGATGGTGGTGGGCCTCATGCTGGCGCTCATCACACTGGTATTCGCCCTCTTCATAAGGTTGAAGGTCGAGAAGAGGCCCGATCTTCTTGAGAGAGAGGAAATCGAAGAGGAGGAGAGGGAGTAG